The proteins below are encoded in one region of Leishmania infantum JPCM5 genome chromosome 16:
- a CDS encoding putative cytochrome c, with product MEGGSELLRRRLSQTLSLYSLGFLPSPSASCSPLRNPVCTLLVASTGATTHNTHTWHSLSLTQSPLLLAPSLSQALSLALAWAHTHAHTPPLLLSTQALHTQYTALIMPPKARAPLPPGDVERGEKLFKGRAAQCHTATKGGANGVGPNLFGIVHRPSGKVEGFAYSKANAESGVVWTPEVLDVYLENPKKFMPGTKMSFAGIKKPQERADVIAYLETLK from the coding sequence atggagggagggagcgagttgctgcggcgtcgtctCTCGCAAACGTTATCCCTGTATTCTCTTGGCTTCCTACCCTCGCCCTCTGCCTCCTGCTCTCCTCTACGAAACCCTGTGTGTACTCTCCTGGTTGCCTCCACTGGCGCCACCACCcacaacacgcacacgtggcaCTCGCTTAGCCTCACCCAGTCTCCGCTGCTCTTagccccctctctctcacaggcactctccctcgccctcgcttgggcacacacgcacgcgcacacgccgcccCTGCTCCTCTCCACACAAGCCTTGCACACGCAATACACCGCACTCATCATGCCGCCGAAGGCTCGTGCCCCTCTGCCGCCTGGCGACGTGGAGCGCGGCGAGAAGCTGTTCAAGGGCCGTGCTGCCCAGtgccacaccgccaccaagGGCGGCGCGAACGGTGTGGGCCCGAACCTGTTCGGCATCGTCCACCGCCCCTCCGGCAAGGTCGAGGGCTTCGCGTACAGCAAGGCGAACGCCGAGTCAGGCGTAGTCTGGACGCCGGAAGTGCTGGACGTGTACCTGGAGAACCCGAAGAAGTTTATGCCTGGCACGAAGATGTCGTTTGCCGGCATCAAGAAGCCGCAGGAGCGCGCTGACGTGATCGCGTACCTCGAGACTCTCAAGTAA
- a CDS encoding putative cytochrome c, which yields MPPKARAPLPPGDVERGEKLFKGRAAQCHTATKGGANGVGPNLFGIVHRPSGKVEGFTYSKANAESGVVWTPEVLDVYLENPKKFMPGTKMSFAGIKKPQERADVIAYLETLK from the coding sequence ATGCCGCCGAAGGCTCGTGCCCCTCTGCCGCCTGGCGACGTGGAGCGCGGCGAGAAGCTGTTCAAGGGCCGTGCTGCCCAGtgccacaccgccaccaagGGCGGCGCGAACGGTGTGGGCCCGAACCTGTTCGGCATCGTCCACCGCCCCTCCGGCAAGGTCGAGGGCTTCACGTACAGCAAGGCGAACGCCGAGTCAGGCGTAGTCTGGACGCCGGAAGTGCTGGACGTGTACCTGGAGAACCCGAAGAAGTTTATGCCTGGCACGAAGATGTCGTTTGCCGGCATCAAGAAGCCGCAGGAGCGCGCTGACGTGATCGCGTACCTCGAGACTCTCAAGTAA